The following coding sequences lie in one Yoonia sp. G8-12 genomic window:
- a CDS encoding acetoin utilization protein AcuC, whose amino-acid sequence MQASDLHATPPARFIGSEIYRHSSYGAWHPLRVPRVSTVMDLARSMGWLPPAQFITSPRAKTAALMGYHTPTYLAALQAAEAAQNVTDEVRAKHNLGTPSNPVFKEMFRRPATAAGASLLAGELLRHGGVIYSPAGGTHHGLPDRANGFCYLNDPVLAIQSLRRSGAQRIAYVDIDAHHPDGVEHAFAGDEDTLQISVHEQNRWPRTGVLTDAGVGQVYNLPVPAGLNDTEMALIRDELILPLVADFRPDAIVLQCGADAVTEDPQSRLTLSNNAHWAIVAALRTLSPRYLVLGGGGYNPWSVGRLWAGVWATLNGHDIPDVLPQAAQGILGALTWAGPFRQHHPQAHWITTLRDTPREGVISDAVRTGVQSLATRRARWV is encoded by the coding sequence GCGCGTGCCGCGTGTGTCCACCGTGATGGACCTTGCACGCAGTATGGGGTGGCTGCCACCTGCGCAGTTCATCACCAGCCCGCGTGCCAAGACAGCCGCGCTGATGGGCTATCACACGCCGACCTATCTGGCCGCTCTGCAAGCCGCTGAAGCCGCGCAGAACGTGACGGATGAGGTTCGCGCCAAGCACAACCTTGGCACGCCCTCCAACCCCGTTTTCAAGGAAATGTTCCGCCGCCCTGCCACCGCTGCGGGTGCGTCGCTTTTGGCGGGCGAGTTGTTGCGCCACGGTGGTGTGATCTATTCGCCGGCAGGCGGCACGCATCACGGGCTTCCCGACCGCGCAAATGGCTTTTGTTATTTGAACGATCCGGTGCTGGCGATCCAGTCTTTGCGGCGCAGTGGTGCGCAGCGGATTGCCTATGTCGATATCGACGCGCATCATCCTGACGGTGTCGAACATGCCTTTGCGGGGGATGAGGATACGTTGCAAATTTCGGTGCATGAGCAAAACCGCTGGCCACGCACGGGGGTGTTGACGGATGCGGGTGTCGGGCAGGTTTATAACCTGCCAGTGCCTGCCGGATTAAACGATACTGAAATGGCGCTGATCCGTGATGAACTGATCCTGCCTCTCGTCGCTGATTTCCGCCCTGATGCGATTGTGCTGCAATGCGGGGCCGATGCTGTGACGGAAGATCCCCAATCGCGCCTGACCCTGTCGAACAATGCCCATTGGGCGATTGTGGCGGCCCTGCGCACGCTTTCGCCGCGCTATCTGGTGCTGGGTGGGGGCGGGTATAATCCTTGGTCCGTCGGCCGGCTTTGGGCAGGGGTTTGGGCCACGTTGAATGGTCACGACATCCCGGACGTCTTGCCACAAGCCGCCCAAGGCATCTTAGGCGCTTTGACATGGGCTGGCCCGTTTCGTCAGCATCATCCGCAGGCGCATTGGATCACCACGCTGCGCGACACCCCGCGTGAGGGCGTGATCAGCGATGCCGTGCGCACGGGCGTGCAGTCATTGGCGA